The sequence AAgagttttcaaaaaatgaaattagatacTATAAAAGGCtttaagttctattttttaaataagatagaataacatttactttttaaataaaagcaatacATAATAAacctaaaaatacaaaataaagtcaCAATTTTTCTATAATCagagtatgtttttctttttgttttttcatgattGAGGTGCTTTATTTGGGTATCTGTTTAAAAATGTGGATGGAGGGGTGAGAACTGAGAAAATGGTGGTCAAAGGATACAAACTTGCAGTTAGAAGATGAATAACTTTTGGAGATCTAATGTACAACACTGTGATTCTAGTCAACAATACTACATTACACACTTCAAAGTtactaagaaagtgaaagtgaagttgctcagtcgtgtccgactctttgcgaccccgtggactgtagccctccaggctcctctgtccatggggttctccaggcaagaatactggagtgagttgccatttccttctccaggggatcttcccaacccagggatcgaacccaggtctcctacattgcagacagacgctttaacctctgagccccaAGAGGATaatcttaaatattctcaccatgataaagaaatgataattatgtgacatgataAAGATGTTAGCTAATGGTGGTCAGATCAACAatgttgtacatcttaaacttacacagtgttatgtatcaattatatctcaagttttaaatttttttacaaaagctgcttatttggctgcacctggtcttagcTGACACATGCAGGGTCTTCAGCTGTGGCATGCACTCTCTTCACTGCAGCTATGTGGGAtgtagtttcctgaccaggaactgaactcggccccctgcactgggagcatggagtctcagccatgGGATCACCAGGCAAGTCTtctcaaaggcaaaaaaaaaatctgtagtgaGTTGAACTAAAATGAGATTTATCTGAATAAAATACAATTgacagttgaaaaaaaaacaaagatgtgtGTGGATATGCTGTTCTaactttctaatattttgttgacaAACAAATACACAGAAGTATTACAAATGAGAGCTGGGATTTCCAGGAATGTTGTAGAAAAAATGTCCATATTCAGTAGAATGCTGGACTAGATGTCTTTTGAGACCCTTTCCAGGCTGATTTTCAGATTTAGACTATCCCAGTcactttattatatttaaaacaatagaTTCCATGTAACACTTAACtcaagctagaaaaaaaaaactgtagtatTAGAATCGTTCCAAAAACACTGAAAAGCATTTCACTTGAAATTTCTatttaaatgacattaaaaacagaaacaaaaaatgtcAAACTAGAATTCCTATTAGATCATTGTGAGATTCTTCTCAAGCTGCAGAACAGTTTCCTTGAGGGCAGGATCCTCTGCCCAGTTGACTTTACTCCCCAAAATGAGgttctgtaattaaaaaaaaaaagttttaaaattaaaagttctcagcagttataaaaatttattgattttttaaaaattgtctttcacaTCAAATATTTACAGAACTAGGTGTGAACATTTACTCTGTGATGATGGGAAAAAATAGTAAATGCGTTCTTgtatctttatttctgttttcaataaGGCTTCAACCTTGATCGCCATAACGCTAGGGAAATATTGACAATGTTTATAACAATTTTTCTGCTTTGCCAGTTTTTGTAGATAGTTTTTACCTCTTAAGGAAGGATATTTGCAGTGTTTCCTAAAGGAAAAAGATGACAGTTATGGTTCAGAgttcattttgcatttctaaagTGAAAAGCAATTAAATTGTAAGTAATATGCATTTTGACAAGAGGTAAAAGAGCTTAATTCTCAGCCCTTGCAAAGTTCCAAGACTTTGACAAAGGTGAAGATTATTTTTGTGGTAGGCAATGGAGGACTGATTAAGGTTATAATTAATGAAAATTCTGGACattattctttgaaaaattgCAGCTCAATGATACTGAgttaattcagttatatataaaaatatgaagcctgaaaataatagaattaatcacttttaaaaagttatttaccCCCCCTTTctactttttataaatattacCTGAAACACATGTTGAATAACTGTAGTAATCTGTATCTCTGTCTCCAGTTTTTGTTGTATGGTCTTTATTTTGTCTGAATTTTCCATACTATCCAAATCatctttctgtttgttcttttcaGTCTGTATTTCTGAAAGCTTTCTTTCTGAAGCTTGTTTTAATTCTGTTGggttaaaaataaagcaatatactATATATGACAACTCCTATAAACAAGAATCTTGAAAACTTCTGAAGCAGAATAGTTCCTGATTATTTCAGTCAAGggaaaaattttaatatgcattttaggTTGCAGTTCCATTCTGACATGAAAATGATTCCTCTGGTGCAAAGCaccagtattttaatttcatacttAGCAATGCCCTCTGTGAGATGTTCAAGTGTGCAAGCATGACAATGATACTGTCTATAAATGTCTGCCAAGGCATCATGTCAGAGGACTTCCTCTGGGCTGCCAAAAAAATAGGTGATATATGTAAGGAAATATTCTCCCCCTTAGTTTTCAaaacttacattttaataaattttcaaagaaaggtAGGATAAATAGGGATAAATATCATCaaccatttttttttgttgttcctgAAGTATTCTGAGAATTATACTAGAGATCTTCCTTTCATCTTCAGTTGAAAATATCCTAAGTCAAAAATGTACCTAATCCACCAAACATCACAGCCTAGTCTAGCCTGCCTTAAACATGCTCGGAACACTTACATTAGCCTGCAATTGGGCAAAACCTCCTAAGACAAAGCCTGCTTTATAACAATATATTAAatttctcatgtaatttattgaatactaaaagtgaaaaatataatagTTGTAAATGTATTGGTGGTTTACTCTCATGACCACGTGGCTGCTGCTGCCTGGCATCACATGAGAGACTATAACGAGcccaggaaaaaagcaaaattcaaaatCCGAATTcagtttctactgaatgcatatcatcgtaaagtaaaaaaattgtAAGTTGAAACATCATAAGTTGGGGACagacagtatttaaaaatataaatgggtATATCTCAGGAGCTCAGTTCTTTGACACTGATGTATCAAAAGCAGGTTGGAATGCAATGGAAAAAAAGCCAAAGGGTGATTAGACAGGTGACAGGACTACTTCTGACCCTGAGATTACTTACAAAAGGCaaatctaggggcttccctggtggctcagtggtaaagaatccacctgccaatgcaggagacaagaattcgatccctgatctgggaagatcccatgtgcccctGTGCCCTTGTGCCCTTGTGCCCTAGAGGCTCTGCtccacaacagaagccactgcagtgagaaccAGCACAGCAACCCAGAGTAACCCTTGCTTGCCGCAACTCGAGAAGAGTCCATGCAGCggtgaagacccaggacagccgaaaacaataaaaataaatgaataatttttttaaaagcaaatatacatagtattttaaaataataaatcatgCCTGTAACTGTTAAACGAAAAAAGGAGTAATACAGAATAAAATTATgccaattttataaataaaaagcacTGAAGATCGATTATCtcttgataaaataaaaaaaattttatgtatatttttgttttcaaattctttataGAGGATATGTAGAACTAGCCTTAGTTCTCTCTGAAATAGAtttcaataaaacatttcaaaattttcaatGCAAAAAGCTATCTCATGTTAAGTTAAACTATAGAACCATATGTATCAAGTGATCATTTAAAACTTAtgtaccagaaaaataaaattatgtgtgGACTCCCCCAGGAAGCTGCTTGCCATGGAGCGGACATGCGTTCGATCCcaggtctgggaggattccacatgtcgtggagtaactaagccctagtcacaagtactgagcctgtgcgctgcagctgctgaagcgttcacgcctagagcctgtgctccaccacaagagaagccgccacagtgagaagtgAAGTGCTGCAACAAAGAATGTGGCCTCTGCTCGCCACAGTCAGTGAAGACTCCTCACAAAGCAGCAAaggcccaatgcagccaaaaaacaaaataaataacctgaaaaagtatacatataaatgtttatttgggTGTGGAAAAGGCTTGAAATGATGTATATCTAATTGTGGTCACACAAGAAGGAGGTATGGCTTTCACattatacttttctgtattaCTTGATattctcccccccacccccactgagaATGTATTAATTTTTGTGATTCAAAGTTCTAAAACAATAGATCAAGCAAATTGCACTGTATATACTACTCTTTAAATTGCCACATCCAaagttttaagaaaatcagaaaattaaaaaaattttcagtgatTGGGAGATCttcatattaagtgaaaaatgtgTTCTCGAAAaaaagagccaaaaagtgttCTACATACGCAATCTCTTCTTTCTAACATCAAGCAATTTTTCCTCCAAATCCCAAGTTTCCtgttattagaaataaaaagattaaggCACATAACCTAAGAACACACCTATAATATTTAAATCATTGAATTTtatctattcatattttctagaGCTTCAGTTTTCAATTCCTCTATTTTTACacaacaaaaggcaaagaaagagtaGCTTAAATGATAAGTAGATAATTAGTCAGAAATAATGGAActatgaaaagagagaaaacttaAGGATACTGAATTCCAAACATACCAGTCTTTGGGCAATCCTATTTAGTCACATACAGTTACCAGCAAGAATGTGTTACTGAAATCATGAGAATGCATAAGCAGCTTTATGTTCAAAATTACCTGCTGTGATTTCATTATTAGTTTATTCAGatttaatatttgtttcatgTTATTCATGAGCACactgaaaaggaataaaaaatatgatttattaagtttaaaatttttcattgatTAAGAAATCagttagtatatatattttttcattacagCCAATGTACACTTCAATATAGTCATTGTTTAACAAGATAAGTCTAGACAAGTTTGGGGTAAACTAAATTTCTGATGCATTTTCCTAGAAAACTTTTTGCTCACAGACAACAAAGAATAACAAATTTGAGCATGTaggaacatttctttttttttttccttggccaTACCCCGTAGCAtgcaggagcttagttccctgaccaaggatcgaaccagtgtcttcCGCAGTGGAAAcatagagtcttaactactggatcacaAAGGAAGTCCCCAGAACATTTCTAAAAATCTCATACTTAGGGAGAAAAAAACCCTAACTTGCTAATACATAGGTTTCTTTTGGAAATGGactttaggattttttaaaaattcattaatttggctgtgctgggccttagttTCAGTACACAGGATCTTCCATCCTCATTGCAGCATGGGGGACCTTTAGTTGAGACACatgggatctaggtccctgaccaaggatcaaacccgggccccctgcatcgggagtgcAAATTTTAGTCACTGttctactagggaagtccctagatgtTAGTTTTTAGACTAGTTTTAGGTTCAGGGCAAAACCAAGTGGAAGGGAAACCCATACACCCTCTGGCCCCACACTTGCACAGCCTCCTCCACCAGAGTAGCCCATCTGTtataactgatgaacctacactgacacattaTCATcctcc is a genomic window of Ovis aries strain OAR_USU_Benz2616 breed Rambouillet chromosome 16, ARS-UI_Ramb_v3.0, whole genome shotgun sequence containing:
- the CENPH gene encoding centromere protein H isoform X1: METQSEEQAVTKPADSGGEGGPPQVAGAQAVRPEDRMTLLLRLRAQTKQQLLEYKSMVDAHEEKTPEQIMQEKQIEAKIEELENEVEEAKTAFEIKKLALDRMQLSTALRKHLEKVDIKTSVLMNNMKQILNLNKLIMKSQQETWDLEEKLLDVRKKRLQLKQASERKLSEIQTEKNKQKDDLDSMENSDKIKTIQQKLETEIQITTVIQHVFQETLQISFLKRTSFWGVKSTGQRILPSRKLFCSLRRISQ
- the CENPH gene encoding centromere protein H isoform X2 produces the protein METQSEEQAVTKPADSGGEGGPPQVAGAQAVRPEDRMTLLLRLRAQTKQQLLEYKSMVDAHEEKTPEQIMQEKQIEAKIEELENEVEEAKTAFEIKKLALDRMQLSTALRKHLEKVDIKTSVLMNNMKQILNLNKLIMKSQQETWDLEEKLLDVRKKRLQLKQASERKLSEIQTEKNKQKDDLDSMENSDKIKTIQQKLETEIQITTVIQHVFQNLILGSKVNWAEDPALKETVLQLEKNLTMI